One region of Pieris rapae chromosome Z, ilPieRapa1.1, whole genome shotgun sequence genomic DNA includes:
- the LOC111003314 gene encoding gamma-soluble NSF attachment protein — MSKILEAQEHCKAAEKYLKTGLLKWKPDYDSAADEFSQAAQCYRIARDVKNSKDCHMKAADLYEKNRSFFHAAKAIENAVIVSKELSSPEELYNMACNSSSLYQQHGSGDAGANVLDKVAKIIEERAPELAVKLFQQAADVSSVESSQHQGTEYISKASRLLVKLERYDEALDSLRREIGFHLESGYTGAVGRLTVAIVLVQLARGDAVAAEKAYKEWGNNCEVPEMQTLEMLLQAYDEEDRDSAKRALASPFIRSMDVEYARLAGTIPLPEGIDPAPKAAVREHAAPSYVSANTGEAEEASVSRADIEEIEYADNKKTEEEDDLC, encoded by the exons ATGTCTAAAATTCTAGAGGCACAGGAACATTGTAAAGCAGCAGAAAAATA tttAAAGACTGGTTTGCTAAAGTGGAAGCCAGACTATGATTCAGCTGCTGATGAATTCAGTCAAGCAG CTCAATGTTACCGCATCGCCCGTGATGTTAAGAACTCCAAGGATTGTCACATGAAGGCAGCAGATCTATATGAGAAGAATCGTTCATTCTTTCATGCTGCTAAGGCGATTGAGAATGCAGTTATTGTCAGCAAGGAGTTGTCTTCGCCTGAGGAA ttGTACAACATGGCATGCAATTCAAGCAGCTTGTACCAGCAACATGGTTCAGGAGATGCTGGCGCAAATGTCCTGGATAAAGTTGCAAAGATTATTGAAGAGAGGGCTCCCGAGCTTGCTGTCAAGTTATTCCAGCAGGCAGCTGATGTGTCTTCG GTTGAAAGCTCTCAACACCAAGGTACAGAATACATAAGCAAAGCGTCCCGACTTCTTGTTAAACTGGAGAGATATGACGAAGCATTGGATAGCCTTAGGCGTGAGATTGGCTTCCACCTTGAATCAGGTTATACTGGGGCAGTGGGACGACTTACAGTTGCCATTGTCCTTGTTCAACTGGCTAGAGGTGACGCTGTGGCAGCTGAAAAGGCTTATAAG GAATGGGGTAATAATTGCGAAGTGCCTGAAATGCAAACTTTGGAAATGCTTTTACAAGCATATGATGAGGAAGACCGTGATTCAGCGAAAAGAGCGCTTGCGTCGCCATTTATACGTAGCATGGACGTGGAGTATGCGAGATTGGCCGGAACTATACCTCTGCCTGAAGGGATTGATCCGGCACCAAAAGCAGCTGTAAGAGAACATGCGGCGCCGTCCTATGTCAGCGCGAATACTGGCGAA GCTGAAGAAGCAAGCGTGTCAAGAGCAGATATAGAAGAAATCGAGTATGCTGATAACAAAAAAACCGAAGAAGAAGACGATTTGTGTTGA